From Rutidosis leptorrhynchoides isolate AG116_Rl617_1_P2 chromosome 3, CSIRO_AGI_Rlap_v1, whole genome shotgun sequence, a single genomic window includes:
- the LOC139901335 gene encoding uncharacterized protein — MAALKIMRDIKLLKKEEEGSAGDKPLDPIDPIFVMKNTIDNICDDNGVSYEGDQVATQFVNHFKSFLGDHDDNRASGPDGYTSLFFKKAWDIIGKDVCDAIKEFFSNGRLLGEINATIISLIPKIDTPQKVSNSNLLLAVMSSIGVFASFGLYSKMIHWIMASITNLSFSICINGEIKGFFKCGRGLRQGDPISPYLFTLVMEGFFLILAKNIASDLDLSIISDAEK, encoded by the exons ATGGCAGCATTAAAAATAATGAGGGACATTAAATTGCTTAAGAAAGAGGAGGAAGGAAGTGCAGGTGATAAACCTTTAGACCCGATAGA TCCGATTTTTGTGATGAAGAATACGATTGATAACATTTGTGATGATAATGGTGTTAGCTATGAGGGTGATCAAGTTGCTACTCAATTTGTGAATCACTTTAAGAGTTTTTTGGGTGATCATG ATGATAACAGAGCCTCAGGTCCTGATGGGTACACTTCTTTATTTTTTAAGAAGGCTTGGGATATAATTGGCAAAGATGTTTGTGATGCCATCAAAGAATTTTTCTCAAATGGTAGATTATTGGGAGAGATAAATGCTACCATTATTTCACTTATTCCGAAGATTGATACCCCTCAAAAAGTGTCTAATTCAAACCTATTGCTTGCTGTAATGTCCTCTATAGGTGTATTTGCAAG TTTTGGGTTGTATAGTAAGATGATTCACTGGATTATGGCCAGCATCACAAATCTTTCATTTTCAATCTGTATTAACGGTGAGATTAAAGGTTTCTTTAAGTGTGGTAGGGGATTAAGACAAGGAGACCCTATCTCTCCTTATCTTTTTACCCTTGTTATGGAAGGTTTCTTTCTTATTCTAGCCAAGAATatagcttctgatctggatttaagTATCATATCAGATGCAGAAAAATGA